The following are encoded together in the Nitrospirota bacterium genome:
- a CDS encoding RidA family protein: MTISKEAKSLTMPWEQEYGYSQSVKVGDTIYLSGQVSHDDTGTIVGPGDIEMQMRQAYANVQKVLAQYGATMANIVDEVLFVTDMEAAFAAAVKCRQAVFSGTPLVASTIVQIQRLAFPELMVEIKCIAKV, encoded by the coding sequence ATGACGATCAGTAAGGAAGCAAAAAGCCTTACTATGCCTTGGGAGCAAGAGTACGGGTACTCACAGTCAGTGAAGGTCGGAGACACCATCTATCTCTCTGGACAGGTGAGCCATGACGACACAGGCACTATCGTCGGGCCCGGGGATATAGAAATGCAGATGCGCCAAGCCTATGCCAACGTCCAGAAGGTGCTCGCACAGTATGGCGCTACGATGGCCAACATCGTCGATGAGGTGCTCTTTGTCACTGATATGGAGGCGGCCTTCGCTGCGGCGGTGAAGTGCCGGCAGGCGGTCTTTTCCGGCACCCCGCTTGTGGCAAGCACTATCGTGCAAATTCAGCGTCTGGCATTCCCTGAGTTGATGGTTGAGATTAAGTGTATCGCCAAAGTGTAG